The following are encoded together in the Vigna angularis cultivar LongXiaoDou No.4 chromosome 9, ASM1680809v1, whole genome shotgun sequence genome:
- the LOC128194045 gene encoding germin-like protein 8-13 — MMNRIVILLLCVLFSSTSHASFPEKFCKADLNGPDSPSGYLCLPSETVTAADFKYTFNGKAGILVPPNTLVFPATVAQYPILNGLGISGAIVEIPEGGILPVHDHDATEIVLVIEGQIDVGILTPRKAFRNKLTPGDVFLFPKGLLHYLINSGRGKAVAFAAFSSPNPSFRFLYEELFTNDVPSITISQISFLDVAQVRKLKARFNGTG, encoded by the coding sequence ATGATGAACAGGATTGTGATTCTCTTACTTTGTGTCCTTTTTTCGTCCACTTCCCATGCTTCTTTTCCGGAAAAGTTCTGCAAGGCTGACCTCAACGGTCCAGACAGCCCTTCTGGCTATCTCTGCCTGCCATCTGAAACAGTAACAGCTGCAGACTTTAAGTACACTTTTAATGGAAAAGCAGGCATTCTAGTCCCACCCAACACTCTAGTATTCCCTGCAACTGTTGCTCAGTATCCTATACTCAACGGTCTTGGAATTTCTGGAGCAATTGTAGAGATCCCGGAAGGTGGAATTCTTCCAGTGCATGATCATGATGCAACTGAAATAGTACTGGTGATTGAAGGTCAAATTGATGTTGGAATCTTGACACCTCGGAAAGCTTTTCGCAATAAACTTACACCGGGAGATGTTTTCCTTTTTCCAAAAGGACTGCTGCATTATCTTATCAATTCTGGTCGTGGGAAAGCCGTTGCTTTTGCCGCTTTTAGTTCCCCTAACCCTTCTTTTCGTTTTCTTTATGAAGAACTGTTCACCAACGACGTCCCTAGCATCACCATTTCCCAGATTAGCTTCCTTGATGTAGCCCAAGTCAGGAAGCTCAAGGCTCGTTTCAATGGCACCGGCTAG
- the LOC128194071 gene encoding auxin-binding protein ABP19a-like: MIEIFVLLALLSFTSDAAVNDFCVADLKGPDSPSGYQCKPPKSVTVDDFVFSGFVAGNTTNIFRAALTSAVVTDFPGVNGLGVSAARLDIEKGGSVPMHTHSGATELLIMVKGQITAGFMTPFAVYTKTLKPGDVMVFPQGQLHFQVNSGKRKATAFLAFSSANPGVQLLDLILFGNDLPSALIAETTFLEIGQVKKVKGRFGGRG; this comes from the coding sequence ATGATTGAAATTTTTGTTCTCTTGGCTCTTCTATCATTCACTTCCGATGCGGCAGTCAATGATTTCTGTGTAGCAGACTTAAAGGGTCCAGATAGTCCTTCAGGTTATCAGTGCAAGCCACCGAAATCCGTCACAGTGGATGACTTTGTGTTTTCTGGCTTTGTAGCTGGAAACACCACAAACATTTTCCGTGCTGCATTAACCTCTGCAGTTGTCACTGATTTTCCAGGTGTGAATGGTCTTGGTGTTTCCGCAGCACGGTTAGACATAGAAAAAGGTGGATCAGTCCCAATGCACACACACTCTGGTGCCACTGAACTTTTGATAATGGTGAAAGGTCAAATCACAGCTGGTTTTATGACACCATTTGCAGTTTATACGAAGACACTGAAACCAGGAGATGTTATGGTTTTCCCACAAGGGCAACTGCATTTTCAAGTGAATTCTGGAAAGAGAAAAGCCACTGCTTTTCTGGCTTTCAGTAGCGCAAACCCTGGAGTACAATTGCTTGACCTTATATTGTTTGGTAACGACTTACCTTCTGCCTTGATTGCAGAAACGACCTTCCTTGAAATTGGCCAAGTGAAGAAGGTTAAGGGACGATTCGGTGGCAGAGGCTAG
- the LOC108347099 gene encoding auxin-binding protein ABP19a has product MIYIFVVLALLSCTSDAAVNDFCVADLKGPDGPSGYQCKPPKTVTVDDFVFSGLVAGNTTNTFNAALTSAFVTDFPGVNGLGVSAARLDIAKGGSIPMHTHPGATELLIMVEGQITAGFMTPFAVYTKTLKPGDVMVFPQGQLHFQVNSGKGKATAFLAFSSANPGAQLLDLLLFGNSLPSDVIAQTTFLDVAQVKKVKGRFGGRG; this is encoded by the coding sequence atgattTACATTTTTGTCGTCTTGGCTCTTCTATCATGCACTTCCGATGCGGCTGTCAACGATTTCTGTGTAGCAGACCTAAAGGGCCCAGATGGCCCTTCAGGCTATCAGTGCAAACCACCTAAGACAGTGACGGTGGATGACTTTGTGTTCTCTGGCTTGGTAGCGGGAAATAccacaaacactttcaatgctGCATTAACATCTGCATTTGTCACTGATTTTCCAGGTGTGAATGGTCTTGGTGTTTCCGCAGCACGGTTAGACATAGCGAAAGGTGGATCAATCCCAATGCACACACACCCTGGAGCTACTGAACTTTTGATAATGGTGGAAGGTCAAATCACTGCTGGTTTTATGACACCATTTGCAGTTTATACGAAGACACTAAAACCAGGAGATGTAATGGTTTTCCCACAAGGACAACTGCATTTTCAAGTGAACTCTGGAAAGGGAAAAGCCACTGCATTTCTGGCTTTCAGTAGCGCCAACCCTGGAGCACAACTACTTGACCTTTTGTTGTTTGGTAATAGCTTACCTTCTGACGTGATTGCACAAACTACTTTCCTTGACGTTGCCCAAGTGAAGAAGGTTAAGGGACGTTTTGGTGGCAGAGGCTAG